A genomic region of Phragmites australis chromosome 2, lpPhrAust1.1, whole genome shotgun sequence contains the following coding sequences:
- the LOC133909299 gene encoding extradiol ring-cleavage dioxygenase-like codes for MGQSQAKHRPKPNARHATQERRGNIAEPDAATEGQRRAPAAPVQAAAMDTFFLSHGSPTLPIDDKIPARHFFKSWLPERVAGDQPPRAILVVSGHWETATPAVNVIRGSNDTIHDFYGFPKPMYQLKYPAPGAPNLAIRTKELLEQAGFGPVKEDHSRGLDHGAWVPLMLMYPDANIPVCQLSVQTDRDGTYHYNLGRALAPLREDGVLILGSGSATHNLRKMGPFDSPVPQWAAEFDTWLKDSLLNGRHEDVKLYEEKAPYGKVAHPWPDHFYPLHVALGAAGDSARAELIHHSWTNATISYASYRFTTKD; via the exons ATGGGGCAGAGCCAAGCCAAACACAGACCCAAACCAAACGCGCGACACGCGACGCAGGAGCGGCGCGGCAACATCGCGGAGCCAGACGCGGCCACCGAGGGCCAGAGGCGCGCGCCGGCAGCACCGGTTCAGGCCGCGGCCATGGACACCTTCTTCCTGTCGCACGGCTCGCCCACGCTCCCCATCGACGACAAGATCCCGGCGCGGCACTTCTTCAAGTCGTGGCTGCCCGAGCGGGTCGCGGGCGACCAGCCGCCGCGCGCCATCCTTGTCGTCTCGGGCCACTGGGAGACGGCCACGCCGGCGGTCAACGTCATCCGCGGCAGCAACGACACCATCCATGATTTCTACGGCTTCCCCAAACCTATGTACCAG CTCAAGTACCCTGCGCCAGGGGCACCGAACTTAGCCATACGGACCAAAGAGCTCCTGGAGCAAGCCGGGTTCGGCCCCGTGAAGGAGGATCACAGCCGCGGGCTCGACCACGGCGCGTGGGTGCCGCTGATGCTCATGTACCCGGACGCCAACATCCCGGTGTGCCAGCTCTCGGTGCAGACCGACCGCGACGGCACGTACCACTACAACCTCGGCAGGGcgctggcgcccctgcgggaggaTGGTGTCCTCATCCTCGGGTCCGGGAGCGCCACGCACAACCTGCGCAAGATGGGCCCGTTCGACTCGCCGGTGCCCCAGTGGGCAGCGGAGTTCGACACTTGGCTCAAGGATTCGCTCCTGAACGGAAG GCACGAGGACGTGAAGCTGTACGAGGAGAAGGCGCCGTACGGGAAGGTGGCGCACCCGTGGCCGGACCATTTCTACCCGCTGCACGTTGCGCTCGGCGCCGCCGGGGACAGCGCGAGGGCGGAGCTGATCCATCACAGCTGGACCAACGCCACCATCTCCTACGCTTCTTACAGGTTCACCACGAAGGATTGA